In the genome of Populus nigra chromosome 9, ddPopNigr1.1, whole genome shotgun sequence, one region contains:
- the LOC133702857 gene encoding scarecrow-like protein 21 isoform X1: protein MESHQYFGYGVTGAGLSYSSSYPSVPSMPNRLFGSLKLDIGNSTSSPFSTQFDCDTYATTVSDSQDCYSPTENLSGESSSYFSRLNPSVDCQRESLFPGGTSLLQDASSSHNIKHALLKLETTLMGPDDDEDVNTPNTCLGGSSRPQTSDQKPSAWSQQHEGSHVIQTQTSFVSRQRQFGKGANVEKRQKEMEEVPFHGIPSGDLKQLLIACAIALAENKVNDFDKLIEKARSVVSISGEPIQRLGAYLVEGLVARKESSGTNIYRALRCNEPEGKDLLSYMHTLYEICPYLKFGYMAANGAIAEACRNEDHIHIVDFHIAQGTQWMTLLQALAARPGGAPHVRITGIDDPVSKYARGDGLDAVARRLTAISEKFNIPIEFHGVPVFAPDVTKEMFDVRPGEALAVNFPLELHHTPDESVDVNNPRDGLLRMIKSLNPKVVTLVEQESNTNTAPFLTRFVETLNYYLAMFESIDVRLPRNQKERISVEQHCLARDIVNVIACEGKEREERHELFGKWKSRFMMAGFRQCPLSSYVNSVIRSLLRCYSEHYTLLEIDGAMLLGWKDRNLISASAWY, encoded by the coding sequence ATGGAATCACACCAGTATTTTGGATACGGTGTCACTGGTGCGGGCCTATCCTACTCATCTTCTTATCCGTCTGTTCCTTCCATGCCTAATAGGTTGTTTGGTTCATTGAAATTAGATATAGGAAATTCAACCAGCTCGCCCTTCTCAACTCAATTTGATTGTGATACATATGCTACTACGGTAAGTGACAGCCAGGACTGCTACAGCCCCACAGAGAATCTCTCAGGTGAATCCAGCAGTTATTTTAGTAGGCTGAACCCTTCTGTGGACTGTCAACGAGAAAGTCTCTTTCCTGGTGGCACTTCATTGCTGCAAGATGCAAGTTCTAGCCATAACATAAAACACGCGTTGCTGAAATTGGAGACTACTCTAATGGGGccagatgatgatgaagatgtaAACACACCAAATACTTGTTTGGGGGGAAGTAGCAGGCCACAGACATCAGATCAGAAGCCTAGTGCCTGGAGCCAGCAGCACGAGGGTTCTCATGTTATTCAGACTCAGACGTCTTTTGTTTCAAGGCAGAGGCAGTTCGGCAAAGGTGCTAATGTTGAGAAACGCCAAAAGGAAATGGAAGAAGTACCTTTTCATGGCATTCCATCTGGAGATTTGAAGCAGCTGTTGATTGCATGTGCTATAGCTCTTGCTGAAAACAAGGTGAATGATTTCGATAAGTTGATTGAGAAGGCCAGAAGTGTGGTGTCTATCAGTGGAGAGCCAATCCAGCGTCTTGGTGCATACTTGGTAGAGGGATTGGTAGCAAGGAAGGAGTCATCAGGTACTAATATTTATCGTGCCCTTAGGTGCAACGAACCAGAAGGCAAGGACTTGCTGTCTTACATGCACACCCTGTATGAAATCTGCCCCTACCTGAAGTTTGGTTACATGGCAGCCAATGGAGCCATTGCTGAAGCATGCAGAAATGAGGACCACATCCATATAGTAGACTTCCACATTGCTCAGGGAACGCAGTGGATGACTCTCCTTCAAGCTCTTGCAGCCAGACCAGGTGGGGCTCCACATGTGCGTATCACAGGTATTGATGACCCTGTTTCTAAATATGCCCGAGGTGACGGTTTAGATGCAGTTGCGAGACGGTTGACCGCAATTTCTGAGAAATTTAATATCCCCATAGAGTTCCATGGAGTACCAGTTTTTGCTCCAGATGTGACGAAGGAGATGTTTGATGTTAGGCCTGGAGAGGCTCTCGCTGTAAACTTTCCCTTGGAGCTCCACCACACTCCTGATGAGAGTGTTGATGTGAACAATCCAAGAGATGGGCTGCTTCGTATGATCAAATCACTCAATCCCAAGGTGGTCACGTTGGTGGAGCAAGAATCTAATACAAACACAGCCCCTTTCCTCACTCGGTTTGTAGAAACTCTCAACTATTACTTGGCAATGTTCGAGTCCATTGATGTCAGATTGCCGAGAAACCAGAAGGAGCGAATTAGTGTGGAGCAGCATTGCCTAGCAAGGGATATAGTTAATGTCATTGCTTGTGAGGGGAAGGAGAGGGAGGAGCGCCATGAGCTCTTCGGCAAATGGAAGTCTAGATTCATGATGGCAGGTTTCCGGCAATGCCCTTTGAGCTCCTATGTAAACTCTGTGATAAGGAGCCTGCTAAGGTGTTACTCAGAGCATTATACATTGTTGGAAATTGATGGAGCAATGCTCTTGGGATGGAAAGATAGGAATTTGATCTCTGCTTCTGCCTGGTATTGA
- the LOC133702857 gene encoding scarecrow-like protein 21 isoform X2, with amino-acid sequence MESHQYFGYGVTDIGNSTSSPFSTQFDCDTYATTVSDSQDCYSPTENLSGESSSYFSRLNPSVDCQRESLFPGGTSLLQDASSSHNIKHALLKLETTLMGPDDDEDVNTPNTCLGGSSRPQTSDQKPSAWSQQHEGSHVIQTQTSFVSRQRQFGKGANVEKRQKEMEEVPFHGIPSGDLKQLLIACAIALAENKVNDFDKLIEKARSVVSISGEPIQRLGAYLVEGLVARKESSGTNIYRALRCNEPEGKDLLSYMHTLYEICPYLKFGYMAANGAIAEACRNEDHIHIVDFHIAQGTQWMTLLQALAARPGGAPHVRITGIDDPVSKYARGDGLDAVARRLTAISEKFNIPIEFHGVPVFAPDVTKEMFDVRPGEALAVNFPLELHHTPDESVDVNNPRDGLLRMIKSLNPKVVTLVEQESNTNTAPFLTRFVETLNYYLAMFESIDVRLPRNQKERISVEQHCLARDIVNVIACEGKEREERHELFGKWKSRFMMAGFRQCPLSSYVNSVIRSLLRCYSEHYTLLEIDGAMLLGWKDRNLISASAWY; translated from the exons ATGGAATCACACCAGTATTTTGGATACGGTGTCACTG ATATAGGAAATTCAACCAGCTCGCCCTTCTCAACTCAATTTGATTGTGATACATATGCTACTACGGTAAGTGACAGCCAGGACTGCTACAGCCCCACAGAGAATCTCTCAGGTGAATCCAGCAGTTATTTTAGTAGGCTGAACCCTTCTGTGGACTGTCAACGAGAAAGTCTCTTTCCTGGTGGCACTTCATTGCTGCAAGATGCAAGTTCTAGCCATAACATAAAACACGCGTTGCTGAAATTGGAGACTACTCTAATGGGGccagatgatgatgaagatgtaAACACACCAAATACTTGTTTGGGGGGAAGTAGCAGGCCACAGACATCAGATCAGAAGCCTAGTGCCTGGAGCCAGCAGCACGAGGGTTCTCATGTTATTCAGACTCAGACGTCTTTTGTTTCAAGGCAGAGGCAGTTCGGCAAAGGTGCTAATGTTGAGAAACGCCAAAAGGAAATGGAAGAAGTACCTTTTCATGGCATTCCATCTGGAGATTTGAAGCAGCTGTTGATTGCATGTGCTATAGCTCTTGCTGAAAACAAGGTGAATGATTTCGATAAGTTGATTGAGAAGGCCAGAAGTGTGGTGTCTATCAGTGGAGAGCCAATCCAGCGTCTTGGTGCATACTTGGTAGAGGGATTGGTAGCAAGGAAGGAGTCATCAGGTACTAATATTTATCGTGCCCTTAGGTGCAACGAACCAGAAGGCAAGGACTTGCTGTCTTACATGCACACCCTGTATGAAATCTGCCCCTACCTGAAGTTTGGTTACATGGCAGCCAATGGAGCCATTGCTGAAGCATGCAGAAATGAGGACCACATCCATATAGTAGACTTCCACATTGCTCAGGGAACGCAGTGGATGACTCTCCTTCAAGCTCTTGCAGCCAGACCAGGTGGGGCTCCACATGTGCGTATCACAGGTATTGATGACCCTGTTTCTAAATATGCCCGAGGTGACGGTTTAGATGCAGTTGCGAGACGGTTGACCGCAATTTCTGAGAAATTTAATATCCCCATAGAGTTCCATGGAGTACCAGTTTTTGCTCCAGATGTGACGAAGGAGATGTTTGATGTTAGGCCTGGAGAGGCTCTCGCTGTAAACTTTCCCTTGGAGCTCCACCACACTCCTGATGAGAGTGTTGATGTGAACAATCCAAGAGATGGGCTGCTTCGTATGATCAAATCACTCAATCCCAAGGTGGTCACGTTGGTGGAGCAAGAATCTAATACAAACACAGCCCCTTTCCTCACTCGGTTTGTAGAAACTCTCAACTATTACTTGGCAATGTTCGAGTCCATTGATGTCAGATTGCCGAGAAACCAGAAGGAGCGAATTAGTGTGGAGCAGCATTGCCTAGCAAGGGATATAGTTAATGTCATTGCTTGTGAGGGGAAGGAGAGGGAGGAGCGCCATGAGCTCTTCGGCAAATGGAAGTCTAGATTCATGATGGCAGGTTTCCGGCAATGCCCTTTGAGCTCCTATGTAAACTCTGTGATAAGGAGCCTGCTAAGGTGTTACTCAGAGCATTATACATTGTTGGAAATTGATGGAGCAATGCTCTTGGGATGGAAAGATAGGAATTTGATCTCTGCTTCTGCCTGGTATTGA
- the LOC133702565 gene encoding calcium/calmodulin-regulated receptor-like kinase 1, whose protein sequence is MESSGLIIGISIGVVIGVFLAILALFCLRYHRKRSQIGSSSSRRAAKIPIRANGADACTVMSDSTIDPESPVKAGRNRVPLWLEGFKRSNVVSVSGIPEFSYKDLQKATCNFTTLIGQGAFGPVYKAQITTDEIVAVKVLATDSKQGEKEFQTEVMLLGRLHHRNLVNLVGYCAEKGQHMLIYVYMSEGSLASHLYREDLKPLNWDLRVYIALDVARGLEYLHNGAVPPVIHRDIKSSNILLDQCMRARVADFGLSREEMVDKHAANIRGTFGYLDPEYISSRTFTKKSDVYSYGVLLFELIAGRNPQQGLLEYVELAAMNTEGKVGWEEIVDSRLDGKFDVQELNEVAVLAYKCVNRAPRKRPSMRDIVQVLSRILKLRHNKKHHKKSLSATTADEVSIDMDQQEIRTPLSEHHHRREESVDSADTGEV, encoded by the exons ATGGAGTCATCAGGGTTGATTATTGGGATTTCAATTGGGGTGGTGATTGGAGTGTTTTTGGCTATTTTAGCGCTGTTTTGTTTGAGGTACCATAGAAAGCGGTCGCAGATTGGAAGTAGCAGTTCTAGGAGGGCGGCGAAGATCCCTATCCGGGCTAATGGTGCAGATGCATGTACTGTTATGTCTGACTCGACCATTGATCCAGAGTCACCTGTGAAAGCCGGAAGAAACAGGGTGCCCTTGTGGCTGGAAGGATTTAAGAGGAGTAATGTCGTTTCAGTTTCTGGGATACCTGAGTTTTCTTACAA GGATCTACAAAAAGCAACCTGTAATTTTACAACACTAATAGGACAAGGAGCATTTGGTCCTGTTTATAAAGCTCAGATTACAACGGATGAGATTGTTGCTGTTAAAGTGCTTGCAACTGATTCTAAGCAAGGGGAGAAAGAATTTCAGACGGAG GTTATGCTATTGGGAAGGTTGCATCACAGAAACCTTGTGAACTTGGTTGGATATTGTGCAGAAAAGGGCCAGCATATGCTTATATATGTCTATATGAGTGAAGGCAGCTTGGCTTCTCATTTATACA GAGAAGACCTCAAACCATTGAACTGGGATTTGAGGGTTTATATTGCTTTAGATGTAGCAAGGGGCTTGGAGTATCTCCATAATGgg GCAGTTCCTCCTGTGATTCACCGGGACATTAAATCTTCCAACATTCTGTTGGATCAGTGCATGAGAGCCAGG GTAGCTGATTTTGGGCTTTCAAGAGAAGAGATGGTGGACAAACATGCAGCCAATATAAGGGGAACTTTTGGGTATCTTGATCCTGAATATATATCTTCAAGGACGTTCACAAAGAAAAGTGATGTCTACAGCTATGGAGTGTTGCTCTTTGAGCTTATAGCTGGCAGAAATCCTCAACAAGGTCTTCTGGAATATGTTGAACTT GCTGCAATGAATACTGAGGGAAAAGTTGGGTGGGAGGAAATAGTTGATTCACGTCTGGATGGGAAATTTGATGTTCAAGAGCTCAATGAAGTGGCAGTTCTAGCATATAAATGCGTCAACCGTGCCCCAAGAAAACGGCCTTCCATGCGAGACATTGTGCAAGTTCTTTCCAGGATCCTCAAATTGAGGCACAATAAGAAGCATCACAAGAAGTCCCTTTCTGCCACCACAGCAGACGAAGTTTCCATTGATATGGACCAACAAGAAATCAGAACTCCTCTCTCTGAACACCACCACCGAAGAGAGGAGTCAGTTGACAGTGCTGACACTGGTGAAGTATAG